The Lactuca sativa cultivar Salinas chromosome 2, Lsat_Salinas_v11, whole genome shotgun sequence genome includes a window with the following:
- the LOC111920722 gene encoding endoglucanase 2, producing the protein MTGKIGERKKSRGFLLFLLMIILGVVAFVVVLTYTKKFVYGTGIVSKKYGDALKIAMQFFDVQKSGKLVNNKVIWRGDSALNDGNEEGIDLSKGMYDAGDHMKFGFPMAFTATVLSWAILEYGDQMEVVDQLQPAKESLKWITDYLVNSHPTPNQLYVQVGDPVKDHKCWDRPEDMTEKRPLKKVNPSAPGSDVAAETAAAMASASLVFKSSNLKYSSLLLSHAKELFHFANENRGSYSESIPEVEDYYNSTGYGDELLWAASWLYFASKDRKYLDFVTGEDGEKFANWETPTWFSWDDKLPGTHVLLSRLSFFGPKAAAETENMDMYRKSAEAVMCSLLPDSSSATSSRTKGGLIWVSKWHSLQQPVASAFLAVLFSDYMISSDTSKLECNSESFLPSDLRMFAMSQETSESREIMLSDGCSLFLNEPNNINFWKCNISNNV; encoded by the exons ATGACGGGGAAAATAGGCGAGAGAAAGAAATCTCGAGGTTTTCTATTATTTCTTTTGATGATAATATTGGGGGTGGTAGCGTTCGTTGTAGTGCTTACTTACACCAAGAAATTTGTGTATGGAACCGGTATCGTCTCTAAGAAATATGGCGATGCTCTAAAGATCGCTATGCAGTTCTTCGATGTCCAAAAAT CTGGAAAGTTGGTGAACAATAAGGTAATATGGAGGGGGGATTCGGCTTTAAATGATGGGAATGAAGAAGGTATTGACCTTTCCAAAGGAATGTATGATGCCGGAGACCATATGAAGTTTGGATTCCCAATGGCATTTACTGCTACTGTCCTTTCGTGGGCCATACTCGAATATGGTGATCAGATGGAAGTAGTGGATCAGTTGCAACCTGCTAAAGAATCACTTAAATGGATCACTGATTACCTTGTTAATTCTCATCCTACACCTAATCAGCTTTATGTTCAG GTAGGCGATCCGGTGAAGGACCATAAATGTTGGGATAGACCTGAAGACATGACTGAAAAAAGACCTCTAAAAAAGGTCAACCCTTCAGCCCCAGGGTCAGATGTGGCTGCTGAAACAGCAGCAGCCATGGCTTCCGCATCACTTGTGTTCAAGTCTAGTAATTTGAAATATTCAAGTTTGTTGTTGAGTCATGCTAAGGAATTGTTCCATTTTGCTAATGAGAATAGAGGGAGTTATAGCGAAAGCATCCCTGAAGTTGAAGATTATTACAATTCGACCGGTTATGGTGATGAGCTTTTGTGGGCAGCTAGTTGGCTTTATTTTGCAAGTAAAGATAGAAAGTATCTTGATTTTGTAACCGGAGAAGATGGAGAAAAGTTTGCTAATTGGGAAACTCCGACTTGGTTTAGTTGGGATGACAAGCTTCCTGGAACTCAT GTTTTGTTGTCGAGGTTAAGCTTCTTTGGTCCTAAAGCTGCAGCAGAAACAGAAAACATGGATATGTATAGAAAGTCAGCCGAAGCAGTCATGTGCAGCCTTTTGCCAGATTCTTCATCCGCAACATCAAGCAGAACAAAag GGGGTCTAATATGGGTGAGCAAGTGGCATTCTTTGCAACAGCCTGTAGCTTCAGCATTTTTAGCTGTTTTATTTAGCGATTACATGATTTCATCGGATACTTCAAAACTCGAATGCAATTCAGAGTCCTTCTTACCATCTGATCTTCGCATGTTTGCCATGTCACAG gaaaccagtgagtcaagggaaatcatgctcagtgacggttgcagtttatttttgaatgaaccaaacaatataaatttttggaaatgtaatatctcaaacaatgtatga